In Methanocorpusculum vombati, a genomic segment contains:
- a CDS encoding type IV pilin N-terminal domain-containing protein, whose protein sequence is MNYDTSDSAVTSVVGEMLILVLVIILVSLFATSAFNLLPGDRETVTTVSLENNTTHLIFWHKGGDWVDKNDLTITATPKEGGSRIPLTIDGVFDYAGKPVEVFDLGGNVTVKTENLTAGITYEIRVATPRNVIFPKEFRK, encoded by the coding sequence ATGAACTACGATACATCTGATAGTGCCGTCACCTCGGTTGTGGGGGAGATGCTGATTCTGGTGCTGGTGATCATTTTGGTGTCGCTGTTTGCAACGTCGGCGTTCAACCTCCTGCCGGGCGATCGGGAGACGGTGACGACTGTTTCTCTGGAAAACAATACGACGCATCTGATTTTCTGGCACAAGGGCGGTGACTGGGTGGACAAAAACGATCTGACGATTACGGCAACTCCAAAAGAAGGCGGCAGCCGAATACCTCTCACCATTGACGGGGTGTTTGATTATGCCGGAAAACCTGTTGAGGTGTTTGATCTCGGCGGAAATGTTACGGTGAAAACAGAGAATCTCACTGCCGGAATAACGTATGAGATACGGGTTGCAACTCCGCGTAATGTGATTTTTCCCAAGGAGTTTCGGAAATGA
- a CDS encoding type II secretion system F family protein: MTENTSFIDRLLFNRQMAGYLRSAHITVPVDQYMMLAILLTVLSALLMMMVGVLLYVFDISLDLIPFLPQWLTMLLAVVLIPAGVFVCLYYYPQLEAQGRKTKIEMDLPYAITYMQALSSTITLYDIFRSVYDAADLYGEVSKECGLIVRDVELFGEDLLTAMENTIAVTPSENFRELLNDLMLVYRSGGNLTNFFNAKSESYRELARQELEALLQFLEMIAEIYVTAFVAGPIAIIIMLVAQNLSGQSQMEGIMPLMYIGLPLGAVVLIFILYILLPPDNLDIARREVRDSEYGSEILASGTKTEPDAAFLKQLNSRKQVLRLLEIVKHPIKFFISDYSIGLVIGCILAGFVFLTYLLGSFATVFPTFTFQALICVMAIAAMFPLMTAYEIRRRYVNRVETQLPEFLREIADMRDIGMTLQGAIFMISGNKTGVLSSEVKVVSEELRYGSSLSGALVRMEERIGLVSVKRAISLLVKASEVTDYIREILTIAIADLEHYLKMKSKRLNVSFVYLAVIYLSFGIYLYSAYQMNVAFISSFSAYDISFDLTSNKTDMFHIGIILAFFSGIMAGQLSANSILCGLKHSIILLAATVAMFIFII, from the coding sequence ATGACCGAAAACACCAGCTTCATCGACCGGCTTCTCTTTAACAGACAGATGGCCGGATACCTGCGTTCGGCCCACATCACGGTACCGGTCGATCAGTACATGATGCTGGCCATTCTTCTGACGGTACTGTCCGCTCTCCTCATGATGATGGTCGGCGTTCTTCTCTACGTCTTTGACATCAGTCTTGACCTCATTCCGTTTCTGCCGCAGTGGCTGACGATGCTTCTTGCCGTCGTCCTGATTCCGGCAGGCGTCTTCGTCTGTTTGTATTACTATCCGCAGCTGGAGGCACAGGGCAGAAAAACCAAGATAGAGATGGACCTGCCGTATGCGATAACCTACATGCAGGCGCTGTCCTCCACGATTACGCTGTATGACATCTTCCGCAGCGTCTATGACGCGGCGGATCTCTACGGCGAGGTCTCAAAGGAGTGCGGTTTAATCGTCCGGGACGTTGAGCTGTTCGGCGAGGATCTGCTGACCGCAATGGAGAATACCATTGCGGTCACGCCGTCGGAGAACTTCCGCGAACTCTTAAACGATCTCATGCTCGTCTACCGGTCGGGCGGCAACCTCACCAACTTCTTCAATGCAAAGTCCGAGTCGTACCGCGAGCTCGCCCGGCAGGAACTGGAGGCTCTTCTCCAGTTTCTGGAGATGATCGCAGAAATTTACGTCACCGCGTTTGTTGCGGGACCGATCGCGATTATCATCATGCTGGTTGCCCAGAATCTTTCCGGTCAGAGCCAGATGGAAGGCATCATGCCGCTGATGTACATCGGTCTGCCGCTCGGGGCAGTTGTTCTCATCTTCATTCTCTACATTCTTCTCCCGCCGGACAACCTCGACATTGCCCGCCGGGAAGTCCGCGACAGCGAGTACGGATCCGAGATTCTTGCATCCGGTACGAAGACCGAGCCGGACGCCGCGTTCCTCAAGCAGCTCAACAGCCGCAAGCAGGTTCTCCGGCTGCTTGAGATCGTGAAACATCCGATCAAATTTTTCATCTCCGATTACAGTATAGGCCTTGTGATCGGCTGTATTCTTGCGGGTTTCGTGTTTCTCACGTATCTGCTCGGATCGTTTGCGACGGTCTTTCCGACGTTTACGTTTCAGGCGCTCATCTGCGTGATGGCAATTGCTGCGATGTTCCCGCTGATGACGGCATATGAGATTCGCCGCCGGTATGTGAACCGGGTGGAGACCCAGCTGCCGGAGTTTCTCCGGGAGATTGCGGATATGCGGGATATCGGCATGACGCTGCAGGGTGCAATCTTCATGATCTCCGGCAACAAGACGGGCGTTCTCTCCTCCGAGGTCAAAGTGGTCTCCGAGGAGCTCCGTTACGGTTCGTCCCTTTCCGGGGCGCTTGTCCGGATGGAGGAACGCATCGGTCTTGTGTCGGTGAAGCGTGCCATTTCGCTTCTGGTGAAGGCGAGCGAGGTGACCGACTACATTCGCGAGATCTTAACGATTGCAATCGCGGATCTGGAGCATTATCTGAAGATGAAGTCGAAGCGGCTGAATGTTTCCTTCGTGTATCTGGCGGTGATCTATCTGTCGTTCGGCATCTATCTCTACTCTGCCTACCAGATGAACGTGGCGTTCATCTCCAGTTTTTCGGCGTATGATATCAGTTTTGATCTGACGTCGAACAAGACCGATATGTTCCATATCGGGATTATCCTCGCCTTCTTCTCCGGTATTATGGCCGGCCAGCTGTCGGCGAACAGTATTCTCTGCGGACTGAAGCACTCGATCATTCTTCTTGCTGCAACAGTTGCGATGTTTATCTTTATCATCTGA
- a CDS encoding type IV pilin, with product MTKSDSAVSEVVGVLLLLTITLILVSLVAVAMNSAVSTTEKPVSATIIASGISGKNVTFENIAGDAFVLDQVELRLGIREYPSQYITLRGSSHLKSYSGLATISLGDRFYIESEKDSPLTWDSFNVSSGSHLTYRFYDLRTGSPISSGEIAIP from the coding sequence ATGACAAAATCCGACTCCGCCGTCTCCGAGGTCGTCGGCGTTCTGCTGCTGCTGACGATCACCCTTATTCTGGTCAGTCTTGTGGCGGTTGCCATGAACAGCGCCGTCAGCACCACGGAAAAACCGGTGAGCGCCACGATTATTGCGTCCGGTATCAGCGGCAAAAACGTCACGTTTGAAAACATTGCAGGCGATGCCTTTGTTCTGGATCAGGTTGAACTCCGTCTCGGCATCCGTGAGTACCCGTCGCAGTACATCACCCTTCGCGGCTCGTCACATCTGAAAAGTTATTCGGGTCTTGCAACCATTTCACTTGGAGACCGGTTCTATATTGAATCGGAAAAGGATTCACCGCTCACGTGGGACTCCTTCAACGTCTCCTCCGGCAGTCATCTGACCTACCGGTTCTACGATCTCCGGACCGGCAGCCCGATCTCCTCGGGAGAGATCGCCATTCCATGA
- a CDS encoding type IV pilin N-terminal domain-containing protein, with product MTRDSAVSPVVGVMLLLTLVIIFTAVLAAYAGGLAQTPKYSPSVEIAAYSSGSGENFSLVFEHRGGDVLSAVDCKITTFVDAHEASFPAAALTNGSSWRAGMILTTDNRTATASLLNISAEDLAQYCKRSTPAELRIYHLPTSSILYQDTILLEEKP from the coding sequence ATGACCCGCGACTCCGCTGTGTCTCCGGTTGTCGGCGTCATGCTGCTTCTGACGCTCGTCATCATCTTTACCGCGGTTCTCGCCGCCTATGCCGGCGGTCTTGCCCAGACGCCGAAGTACTCCCCGTCGGTGGAGATTGCCGCATACAGTTCCGGCAGCGGCGAAAACTTTTCGCTGGTCTTTGAACACCGCGGCGGCGATGTACTTTCCGCCGTCGACTGTAAAATTACCACGTTCGTTGATGCGCATGAAGCATCCTTCCCGGCTGCGGCTCTTACCAACGGCAGCAGCTGGCGTGCGGGTATGATCCTCACCACGGATAACCGGACAGCCACCGCTTCCCTTCTGAACATTTCCGCGGAGGATCTTGCGCAGTACTGCAAGCGATCCACACCGGCCGAGCTTCGCATCTATCATCTCCCGACCAGCTCGATTCTCTATCAGGACACTATTCTTCTGGAGGAAAAACCATGA